From Zalophus californianus isolate mZalCal1 chromosome 16, mZalCal1.pri.v2, whole genome shotgun sequence, one genomic window encodes:
- the KCNH6 gene encoding potassium voltage-gated channel subfamily H member 6 isoform X5: MPVRRGHVAPQNTYLDTIIRKFEGQSRKFLIANAQMENCAIIYCNDGFCELFGYSRVEVMQRPCTCDFLTGPNTPCSAKSRLAQALLGTEECKVDILYYRKDASSFRCLVDVVPVKNEDGAVIMFILNFEDLAQLLAKSERRSLSQCLLSQSFLGSEGSHGRPGAQGPGTGRVKYRTIGQIPQFTLNFVEFNLEKHRSGSTTEIEIIAPHKVVERTQNVTEKVTQVLSLGADVLPEYKLQAPRIHRGTLLHYSPFKAMWDWLILLLVIYTAVFTPYSAAFLLSDQDESQRVDCGYTCSPLTVVDLIVDIMFIVDIVINFRTTYVNTNDEVVSHPRRIAIHYFKGWFLIDMVAAIPFDLLIFRTGSDETTTLIGLLKTARLLRLVRVARKLDRYSEYGAAVLFLLMCTFALIAHWLACIWYAIGNVERPYLEPKIGWLDSLGAQLGKRYNGSDPASGPSVQDKYVTALYFTFSSLTSVGFGNVSPNTNSEKVFSICVMLIGSLMYASIFGNVSAIIQRLYSGTARYHTQMLRVKEFIRFHQIPNPLRQRLEEYFQHAWSYTNGIDMNAVLKGFPECLQADICLHLHRALLQHCPAFRGASKGCLRALAVKFKTTHAPPGDTLVHLGDVLSTLYFISRGSIEILRDDVVVAILGKNDIFGEPISLHAQPGKSSADVRALTYCDLHKIQRADLLEVLDMYPAFADSFWSKLEVTFNLRDVGVCSHHPSQFQAPKTTKASSSVTTSQPQPLP, translated from the exons ATGCCTGTCCGCAGGGGCCACGTCGCGCCCCAAAACACGTACCTGGACACCATCATCCGCAAGTTCGAGGGCCAGA GTCGGAAGTTCCTGATAGCCAATGCGCAGATGGAGAACTGTGCCATCATTTACTGCAACGACGGCTTCTGTGAACTCTTCGGCTACTCCCGAGTGGAGGTTATGCAACGACCCTGCACCTGCGACTTCCTCACAGGCCCCAATACTCCGTGCAGCGCCAAGTCCCGCCTAGCACAGGCCCTGCTGGGGACCGAGGAGTGCAAGGTGGACATCCTCTATTACCGCAAGGATG CCTCCAGCTTCCGCTGCCTGGTGGACGTGGTGCCCGTGAAGAATGAGGATGGGGCCGTTATCATGTTCATCCTCAACTTCGAGGACCTGGCCCAGCTCCTGGCCAAAAGTGAGCGCCGCAGCCTGTCCCAGTGCCTGCTGTCCCAGAGCTTCCTGGGCTCTG AGGGCTCTCATGGCAGGCCGGGTGCACAGGGGCCTGGCACAGGCAGGGTCAAGTACAGGACCATTGGCCAGATCCCACAGTTCACGCTCAACTTTGTGGAGTTCAACCTGGAGAAGCACCGCTCAGGCTCCACCACGGAGATCGAGATCATTGCACCACACAAGGTGGTGGAGCGGACCCAGAACGTCACCGAGAAGGTCACCCAG gtcctgTCCCTGGGCGCCGACGTGCTGCCGGAGTACAAGCTGCAGGCACCACGCATCCACCGGGGGACCCTCCTGCACTATAGCCCCTTCAAGGCCATGTGGGACTGGCTCATCCTGCTGCTGGTCATCTACACAGCTGTCTTCACACCCTACTCGGCCGCCTTTCTGCTCAGTGACCAGGACGAGTCTCAACGCGTGGACTGCGGCTACACCTGTAGTCCACTCACTGTGGTGGACCTCATCGTAGACATCATGTTCATTGTGGACATTGTCATCAACTTCCGCACCACCTATGTCAACACCAACGACGAGGTGGTCAGCCACCCTCGCCGCATTGCCATCCACTACTTCAAAGGCTGGTTCCTCATTGACATGGTGGCCGCCATCCCCTTCGACCTGCTCATCTTCCGCACTGGCTCCGATGAG acCACAACCCTGATTGGGCTGCTGAAAACGGCGAGGCTGCTGCGGCTGGTGCGCGTGGCACGGAAGCTGGACCGCTACTCTGAGTACGGGGCAGCTGTACTTTTCCTGCTCATGTGCACATTTGCGCTCATTGCACACTGGCTGGCCTGCATCTGGTATGCCATCGGCAACGTGGAGCGGCCCTACCTGGAGCCCAAGATCGGCTGGCTGGACAGCCTGGGCGCGCAGCTCGGCAAGCGCTACAATGGCAGTGACCCAGCCTCCGGCCCCTCGGTGCAGGACAAGTATGTCACGGCCCTCTACTTCACCTTCAGCAGCCTTACCAGCGTGGGCTTCGGCAATGTCTCACCCAACACCAACTCTGAGAAGGTCTTCTCTATTTGCGTCATGCTCATCGGCT CCCTCATGTACGCCAGCATCTTTGGCAACGTGTCAGCCATCATCCAGCGCCTGTACTCGGGCACTGCGCGCTACCACACGCAGATGTTACGTGTCAAGGAGTTCATCCGCTTCCACCAGATTCCAAACCCGCTGCGGCAGCGCCTGGAAGAGTACTTCCAGCATGCCTGGTCCTACACCAACGGCATTGACATGAACGCG GTGCTGAAAGGCTTCCCCGAGTGCCTGCAGGCCGACATCTGCCTGCACCTGCACCGGGCGCTGCTGCAGCACTGCCCTGCCTTCCGCGGAGCCAGCAAGGGCTGCCTGCGCGCGCTGGCCGTCAAGTTCAAGACGACCCACGCACCGCCGGGAGACACGCTGGTTCACCTCGGCGACGTGCTCTCCACGCTCTACTTCATCTCCCGTGGCTCCATCGAGATCTTGCGCGACGACGTGGTCGTGGCCATCCTAG GAAAGAATGACATCTTTGGGGAGCCCATTAGCCTTCACGCCCAGCCGGGCAAGTCCAGTGCAGATGTGCGGGCCCTGACCTACTGTGACCTGCACAAGATCCAGCGGGCAGACCTGCTGGAGGTGCTGGATATGTACCCTGCGTTTGCAGACAGCTTCTGGAGTAAGCTGGAAGTCACCTTCAACCTGCGGGAC
- the KCNH6 gene encoding potassium voltage-gated channel subfamily H member 6 isoform X6 has translation MPVRRGHVAPQNTYLDTIIRKFEGQSRKFLIANAQMENCAIIYCNDGFCELFGYSRVEVMQRPCTCDFLTGPNTPCSAKSRLAQALLGTEECKVDILYYRKDASSFRCLVDVVPVKNEDGAVIMFILNFEDLAQLLAKSERRSLSQCLLSQSFLGSEGSHGRPGAQGPGTGRVKYRTIGQIPQFTLNFVEFNLEKHRSGSTTEIEIIAPHKVVERTQNVTEKVTQVLSLGADVLPEYKLQAPRIHRGTLLHYSPFKAMWDWLILLLVIYTAVFTPYSAAFLLSDQDESQRVDCGYTCSPLTVVDLIVDIMFIVDIVINFRTTYVNTNDEVVSHPRRIAIHYFKGWFLIDMVAAIPFDLLIFRTGSDETTTLIGLLKTARLLRLVRVARKLDRYSEYGAAVLFLLMCTFALIAHWLACIWYAIGNVERPYLEPKIGWLDSLGAQLGKRYNGSDPASGPSVQDKYVTALYFTFSSLTSVGFGNVSPNTNSEKVFSICVMLIGSLMYASIFGNVSAIIQRLYSGTARYHTQMLRVKEFIRFHQIPNPLRQRLEEYFQHAWSYTNGIDMNAVLKGFPECLQADICLHLHRALLQHCPAFRGASKGCLRALAVKFKTTHAPPGDTLVHLGDVLSTLYFISRGSIEILRDDVVVAILGRWGFAVITPASSRHPRPPRLLPR, from the exons ATGCCTGTCCGCAGGGGCCACGTCGCGCCCCAAAACACGTACCTGGACACCATCATCCGCAAGTTCGAGGGCCAGA GTCGGAAGTTCCTGATAGCCAATGCGCAGATGGAGAACTGTGCCATCATTTACTGCAACGACGGCTTCTGTGAACTCTTCGGCTACTCCCGAGTGGAGGTTATGCAACGACCCTGCACCTGCGACTTCCTCACAGGCCCCAATACTCCGTGCAGCGCCAAGTCCCGCCTAGCACAGGCCCTGCTGGGGACCGAGGAGTGCAAGGTGGACATCCTCTATTACCGCAAGGATG CCTCCAGCTTCCGCTGCCTGGTGGACGTGGTGCCCGTGAAGAATGAGGATGGGGCCGTTATCATGTTCATCCTCAACTTCGAGGACCTGGCCCAGCTCCTGGCCAAAAGTGAGCGCCGCAGCCTGTCCCAGTGCCTGCTGTCCCAGAGCTTCCTGGGCTCTG AGGGCTCTCATGGCAGGCCGGGTGCACAGGGGCCTGGCACAGGCAGGGTCAAGTACAGGACCATTGGCCAGATCCCACAGTTCACGCTCAACTTTGTGGAGTTCAACCTGGAGAAGCACCGCTCAGGCTCCACCACGGAGATCGAGATCATTGCACCACACAAGGTGGTGGAGCGGACCCAGAACGTCACCGAGAAGGTCACCCAG gtcctgTCCCTGGGCGCCGACGTGCTGCCGGAGTACAAGCTGCAGGCACCACGCATCCACCGGGGGACCCTCCTGCACTATAGCCCCTTCAAGGCCATGTGGGACTGGCTCATCCTGCTGCTGGTCATCTACACAGCTGTCTTCACACCCTACTCGGCCGCCTTTCTGCTCAGTGACCAGGACGAGTCTCAACGCGTGGACTGCGGCTACACCTGTAGTCCACTCACTGTGGTGGACCTCATCGTAGACATCATGTTCATTGTGGACATTGTCATCAACTTCCGCACCACCTATGTCAACACCAACGACGAGGTGGTCAGCCACCCTCGCCGCATTGCCATCCACTACTTCAAAGGCTGGTTCCTCATTGACATGGTGGCCGCCATCCCCTTCGACCTGCTCATCTTCCGCACTGGCTCCGATGAG acCACAACCCTGATTGGGCTGCTGAAAACGGCGAGGCTGCTGCGGCTGGTGCGCGTGGCACGGAAGCTGGACCGCTACTCTGAGTACGGGGCAGCTGTACTTTTCCTGCTCATGTGCACATTTGCGCTCATTGCACACTGGCTGGCCTGCATCTGGTATGCCATCGGCAACGTGGAGCGGCCCTACCTGGAGCCCAAGATCGGCTGGCTGGACAGCCTGGGCGCGCAGCTCGGCAAGCGCTACAATGGCAGTGACCCAGCCTCCGGCCCCTCGGTGCAGGACAAGTATGTCACGGCCCTCTACTTCACCTTCAGCAGCCTTACCAGCGTGGGCTTCGGCAATGTCTCACCCAACACCAACTCTGAGAAGGTCTTCTCTATTTGCGTCATGCTCATCGGCT CCCTCATGTACGCCAGCATCTTTGGCAACGTGTCAGCCATCATCCAGCGCCTGTACTCGGGCACTGCGCGCTACCACACGCAGATGTTACGTGTCAAGGAGTTCATCCGCTTCCACCAGATTCCAAACCCGCTGCGGCAGCGCCTGGAAGAGTACTTCCAGCATGCCTGGTCCTACACCAACGGCATTGACATGAACGCG GTGCTGAAAGGCTTCCCCGAGTGCCTGCAGGCCGACATCTGCCTGCACCTGCACCGGGCGCTGCTGCAGCACTGCCCTGCCTTCCGCGGAGCCAGCAAGGGCTGCCTGCGCGCGCTGGCCGTCAAGTTCAAGACGACCCACGCACCGCCGGGAGACACGCTGGTTCACCTCGGCGACGTGCTCTCCACGCTCTACTTCATCTCCCGTGGCTCCATCGAGATCTTGCGCGACGACGTGGTCGTGGCCATCCTAG